Below is a genomic region from Aurantimonas sp. HBX-1.
GATGGCGGCGGCGGTGGCCAGCGGCAGGAAGGTCGGCTGCGGCAGGATCGCGATATGCTGCGGCTTGCCGGTCGCCATGTCGACCACCAGCGTCTCCTGCCAGTCGTTGCGGGTGCCGGCGAGATAGCCACCGCCGGCGGCGAGTTCCGACCCGAGGTCGGGACGGTCGTGCAGCGGCGAGCGGCTCGAAACCTCGGGCAACGAGGCAAAGCCGTAGGAGGGCGGCGGCGTCGCCGTCGCCCATTCCAGCGTGTCGGCGTTCCACGGGTTGCGCGCCGCCCGGCGACCGAAGCGCGCCTGCGCGAACATGTCGAGGGCAAACAGCGCGAAGCCCATGGTCATGACGAAGCCGCCGACCGAGGAGATCAGGTTGAGGCCGCTCCAGCCGAACTCCGGCGCGTAGCTGTAGTAGCGCCGCGGCATGCCCAGCAGACCGGTGAGGTGCATGATCAGGAAGGTCGTGTTGAAGCCGATGAAGATCAGCCAGAACGCCACCTTGCCGACGCCGTAGAGCGGCTGGCGGCCGGTGAAGTGCGGCAGCCAGTAATAGGCCGCCGCCAGCATCGGGAAGACGAAGCCGCCGACCAGCACGTAATGCAGGTGCGCGACGACGAAATGCGTGTCGTGGGCCTGCCAGTTGAACGGCACGATGGCGAGCATCACCCCGGTCAGCCCGCCGCAGACGAAGATCGCGAAGAAGCCCATCAGATAGAGCATCGGCACCGACATGCGGGGCCGGCCGCCCATCAGCGTGCCGATCCAGAGGAAGATCTGCACCGCCGTCGGGATCGCCACCATCACGCTGGCGGCCGAGAAGAAGGCCTGCGCCAGATGCGGGATCCCCACCGTGAACATGTGGTGGACCCAGAGGCCGAAGGACAGGAAGCCCATCGCGACGATCGCCACGACGATCCAAGCGTAGCCGAGGATGGCGCGCCCCGCGAGCACCGGCAGGATCGTCGAGATGACGCCGGCCGCCGGCAGGAAGATGATGTAGACCTCGGGATGGCCGAACAGCCAGAACAGATGCTGCCAGAGCAGCGGGTCGCCGCCCCGCGTCGGGTCGAAGAACGGCAGGTCGAAGGCGCGCTCCAGCTCGAGCAGGATCGAGCCGAGGATCAGCGGCGGAAAGCCCACCAGCATCATCCCCGACGTCACCAGGATGTACCAGCCGAACAGCGGCATGCGCGCGAGCGACATGCCGGGGGCGCGGAACTTCAGGATGGAGACGGTGAACTCGACCGCCGCGGCGACGGCCGAGATCTCGACGAAGGTGACGCCGAGCAGCCAGACGTCGGCGTTGATCCCCGGCGAATAGCGGCCCGAGGAGAGCGGGGTGTACATGAACCAGCCGCTGTCCGGCGCATAGCCGGCGATCATCGCGACGATGAGGATCGAGCCGCCGAAGATGTAGCAGTAGAAGCCGAAGGCCGAGAGCCGGGGAAAGGCCAGGTCGCGCGCGCCCAGCATCTTCGGCAGGAAGTAGATCGACAATCCCTCGAACAGCGGGATGGCGAACAGGAACATCATCACCGTGCCGTGCATGGTGATGATCTGGTTGTAGATGTCCGGGCCGACGAAGGCGCCGTTCGGCGTCGCCAGCTGGGCGCGGATCAGCATGGCCAGCACGCCGCCGATCGCGAAGAACACGAAGGCGGCGATGATGAAGCGCCGGCCGACGATCGTGTGGTTGACGGCCGACAGCCGGCCGAGGCCGGGCGGCGTGCGCCAGATCGTCTCCAGCTCGTGGTGCAGCGTCACCGGTTCGGTCGTCGCGGTGGTGTTGCTCACGGCTGGTCCTGCGTCTGGGCTGTCGGTGTCGGCTGCGCAGCGGGGAGCGCCTGCCCGAAGCCTTCGGCGGGATGGGCGATCACCGAGAAGTTCATCCCGGCATGGCCGGTCCCGCAGAATTCCGCGCAGACGCCGCCATAGATTCCGGGCCGGTCGGCGATCAGGCGGATGACGTTGACGTGGCCGGGCACGGCATCGATCTTGCC
It encodes:
- the ctaD gene encoding cytochrome c oxidase subunit I; amino-acid sequence: MSNTTATTEPVTLHHELETIWRTPPGLGRLSAVNHTIVGRRFIIAAFVFFAIGGVLAMLIRAQLATPNGAFVGPDIYNQIITMHGTVMMFLFAIPLFEGLSIYFLPKMLGARDLAFPRLSAFGFYCYIFGGSILIVAMIAGYAPDSGWFMYTPLSSGRYSPGINADVWLLGVTFVEISAVAAAVEFTVSILKFRAPGMSLARMPLFGWYILVTSGMMLVGFPPLILGSILLELERAFDLPFFDPTRGGDPLLWQHLFWLFGHPEVYIIFLPAAGVISTILPVLAGRAILGYAWIVVAIVAMGFLSFGLWVHHMFTVGIPHLAQAFFSAASVMVAIPTAVQIFLWIGTLMGGRPRMSVPMLYLMGFFAIFVCGGLTGVMLAIVPFNWQAHDTHFVVAHLHYVLVGGFVFPMLAAAYYWLPHFTGRQPLYGVGKVAFWLIFIGFNTTFLIMHLTGLLGMPRRYYSYAPEFGWSGLNLISSVGGFVMTMGFALFALDMFAQARFGRRAARNPWNADTLEWATATPPPSYGFASLPEVSSRSPLHDRPDLGSELAAGGGYLAGTRNDWQETLVVDMATGKPQHIAILPQPTFLPLATAAAIGVFVLSLLFKIYLLSVATVPVVLAMFLLWTRATGARIDRGDLPAGHGLSLPIHAEVPHPASWWAMLFLLVANATLFASLAFGALFLWLVAPGWPPPALVELPLLKATGLAGALVLASAAGHLALAPLARRDKPNELALVLAALGHAVAAGLAVWICVADIPAPTSHAYLAVTAALIGYVALHAGIGLVLALFTLYRSRAGYVSSRRSGDLRTACLWHDYTALTGLAAVALVTLLPVLVSFRSVQP